The following is a genomic window from Marinobacter sp. NP-4(2019).
GAGGGTCACCACCGCCGGCAGGGCTGAGCACTCTGCAAATGTACGGAAGCTGTCCTCGGCATGGGCCAGACTGATACCCCCGCCACTGTAGAGCAGGGGCTTACGGGCCGCTTGCAACATGGCCAGCACTTCGGTCAGGTCCGGGCAGCGGGTGGCCTGTGGCTCCGTCCGGGCCCTGGAGACCTCGGTAACATCCGTGAGCAACAGGTCCTTGGGGATATCAATCCATACCGGTCCCGGCCGGCCACTCTGGGCCAATTCAATGGCTTCTTCGATGATGGCGGGCAGGGCGTCAGCGTCATCCACCAGGTAGCTGTGTTTGACGATGCCCAGGGTCATGCCCAGAACGTCGGTTTCCTGGAATGCATCGGTGCCGATCAGGCCAGAGGGCACCTGCCCGGTGATCACCAGCATGGGAATGGAATCCCGGTGGGCGTTGGCCACCCCGGTGATCAGGTTGGTGGCGCCGGGGCCTGAGGTAGCGATACACACACCCAGCTTGCCGCTGGCGCGGGCATAACCGTCGGCGGCCAGGGCGCAACCCTGCTCATGGCGGCACAGCACATGCTCCACCCCGACATCGTCCACCAGCGCGTCGTATAGCGGCATGATGCAGCCACCCGGATAACCGAAAACCGTGCTGATGTTGTGGCGGTGGAACGCTTCAAGAATGTGCTGTGCGCCGTTCATGGTCGTTTTTCCCTTTTTCTTCCGCAAAAAAAAGCCCCCGGGACCTTTCGGTGCCGGGGGCTTCTGGTGTTTTGTCAGGTTTGTCGCTATCTCACCCGCTTGTCCACGCAAAAGCCCCCGGACGGTACCACGACCACCAGGACCAGCTTCACAAGGACGATTACAGCGTTGAAGTTCATGAGATAAGTGCGCTTGCTCAAACTCTGTTTACGATGATGGAAAGTTAACCCGGGAATGAAGATCAGTGCAACCCCTGATTCCATATTTTTGTGATACCGTTTAACTCCCTGAAACATAACACATGCACAACAAACGAGAAGAACATGAGCAAGAGCAGGTGGGGCTCCCTTGGGTTGTCATTATTGGTGATCATTGCACTCGCGCTCTGGCTGATCAGTGGCGACGTTAAGGTGGCGCAACAGGAAGCTCCGGATATGGTGGACGTCGATGCCGGGGAGCCACCCAGCGTCGAAGTGGAAATCCTGAGGGCGCGCCTTTATGAGCCCGGGCTGATGCTGCAGGGGCAACTGGAGCCTTGGCGGACGGTGGCCATCAGCGCGGGCGTCAGCGGGACGGTAGAGGAACTGATGGTGGATCAGGGTCAGCGGGTGAAGCAGGGGCAGACCCTGTTGCGCCTGTCCGATGACGGTCGCAGCGCCAGCGTCGAGCGGTGGCAGGCACGGATTCGGAAGCTGGAGGCGGATCTGGCCGCCGCTCGCCGTCTTGGCGCCAGCAACCTGGCCAGCCAGTCGGAAATCCTGGGGCTGGAGAGCGACCTGTCCGCAGCCCGTGCGGAATTGGCGCAAGTCCGCAATGCCGTCAGTGATCTCGCTCCAAAAGCACCTTTTGATGCCATCGTAAATCGCCGCCATGTGGATCTGGGCAACCTGGTGCAACCGGGCACGGAGCTGTTTGAGTTGGTCCAGGTGGATCGACTCAAAGCAACCGGACAGATACCCCAGCAATCCGTTGGAGAGGTGACGGAAGGGCAAAGCGTGTACATCCGTTTGCTCAATGGTGGTTCCCTGAAGGGTGAAGTGAGTTTTGTGGCCAGTGCGGCCAACCCGCAAACCCGCAGCTTTGAGGTTGAAGTGACGGTGGAGAATCCGGAGCTCAAACGGGTAGCGGGCGGCAGTGCCACACTGCGGATCGCATTGCCGGAAACCCGGGCCACCTTTATATCCCCGGCCTACCTGTCACTGGGGGACGACGGTCGCCCGGGCGTGCGTTATGTGGATGACAACAATCGGGTGGTGTTCCGCAATGTGAACTTACTGAATGTGACTACCGATGGCGCCTGGGTCAGCGGATTGCCGGACGAGGTACAACTGATTACACGCGGTGGTGGCTTCGTGTCTATAGGGCAGGAAGTACAGCCGGTTGCCCGTTCACGTGACCGGGGCTGAGCAGCATGCGGACATTGATATTTGCGGCCCTTGATCGCAGCCGTACCAGCCTTCTGACCCTCACGTTCCTGATTCTTGGCGGGATTGCAGCCTTCTACAGTATTCCCAAGGAAGCCAATCCGGACGTCACTATCCCGATGATCTATATCTCCATGACGTTGGAGGGGATCAGCCCGGAAGATGGCGAGCGCCTGCTGGTTCGGCCGATGGAACAGGAACTGCGATCACTGGAAGGCGTCAAGGAAATGAAGGGCACGGCGTCCGAAGGACATGCCTCCGTTATGCTGGAATTTGACGCTGGTTTTGATCCCGATAAAGCCCTTCAGGATGTGCGGGAGAAGGTCGATACCGCCCGCACCAAGATTCCCCAGGAAGCAGACGAGCCCCGGGTAAACGAGATCAACGTATCGTTGTTCCCGGTGCTGTCTATCGGTCTTTCCGGACCCTTGTCAGAACGAGAACTCATCACCGTCGCGCGGCGGCTCCAGGATGCCATCGAGGGCATTCCGGAAGTGCTGGAGGTGGAGATCGGCGGTGACCGGGAAGACCTGCTGGAGGTGGTGGTGGATCCACAGGTGCTGGAAAGCTACGGAGTCGATTTCGACCAGCTTGCCACGCTGATTTCACGCAATAACCAGTTGGTGGCGGCTGGCAGTCTCGATACCGGAGCCGGACGCATGGCGATGAAAGTCCCCGGGGTGATTGAAACCATCGAAGACGTGATGTCCATGCCCATCAAGGTGGACGGTGATACGGTCGTCACCTTTGGTGACGTGGCCATGCTGCAACGTACTTTCAAGGACCCCACCGGGTTTGCCCGTATCAATGGTGAGCCAGCGCTGGTGCTGGAGGTCTCTAAACGGACCGGCGCCAATATCATCGAAACTATCGCTCAGGTCAGGGGGCTGATTGAGGCAGCGGACGCCGAATTGCCGGACGAACTGGACGTTCGCTACATCATGGATCAGTCCACGGAAGTCCGCGACATCCTGAGTGATCTCCTGAACAACGTACTGACGGCCATCGTGCTGGTCATCATCGTGGTGATTGCCGCCATGGGACCACGCTCTGCGGTGCTGGTCGGTCTTACCATTCCCGGCGCCTTTCTGACGGGCATCCTGGTGATCTGGGGCATGGGGCTGACCCTTAATATTGTGGTTCTGTTCAGCCTGATCCTGGTAGCGGGAATGTTGGTGGACGGCGCCATCGTGGTGTCGGAACTGGCAGACCGGAACCTGTCGGAAGGGCTGGGGGTACGATCCGCCTGGGCGGAGGCCGCCAGCCGTATGTCGTGGCCGATCATCGCGTCCACTGCCACAACCCTGGCGGTCTTTGCGCCATTGCTGTTCTGGCCGGGCGTGGTGGGGGAGTTCATGAAATTCCTGCCCACCACCGTGATTATCTGTCTGACGGCATCCTTGTTGATGGCCCTGGTATTCCTGCCGGTGCTCGGAGCCGTCAGTGGCGGCAAGAGAGCCCGGCAAGCGGTGGACGGGGGTGTCATGCTGATGGGGTATCGGAAATTGCTGTCCACCCTGCTCAGCCGCCCGGGGTTCACCCTATTGGGCGTGTTGGGGCTCATTGTGCTGATCTATGCAGGCTATGCCCGCTTCAATCATGGCGTGGAATTCTTTCCTGAGGTCGAACCCGATTCCGCCCAGGTGCAGGTCCGTGCCCGGGGCGACCTGTCGATCTGGGAGCGGGACACGATTGTTCGTGAGGTAGAGCAACGTTTGCAGGGTATGCCAGAGGTAAAGGCACTTTATGCACGTTCCATGGTCGGTACCGGCAACCGGATGGCCCCTGATGTGATCGGTGTATTGCAGTTCCAGTTCACCGACTGGTTTACCCGGCGACCCGCCAACGACATCCTTGAGGACTTTTGGGCGCGCACCAGCGATATCCCGGGAATTCAACTCGATTTCCGCAAACAGGAAGGTGGTCCGGCAGGTGGGAAACCCGTTGAGTTGAAAGTGAGCAGTATGGACAGTGACACGCTCGACAGCTACGTGAATCAGATTCAGCAACGTATGTCCGCCATGGGCGGTTTTGTGGACATAGAGGATGACCGCA
Proteins encoded in this region:
- a CDS encoding efflux RND transporter periplasmic adaptor subunit, which gives rise to MSKSRWGSLGLSLLVIIALALWLISGDVKVAQQEAPDMVDVDAGEPPSVEVEILRARLYEPGLMLQGQLEPWRTVAISAGVSGTVEELMVDQGQRVKQGQTLLRLSDDGRSASVERWQARIRKLEADLAAARRLGASNLASQSEILGLESDLSAARAELAQVRNAVSDLAPKAPFDAIVNRRHVDLGNLVQPGTELFELVQVDRLKATGQIPQQSVGEVTEGQSVYIRLLNGGSLKGEVSFVASAANPQTRSFEVEVTVENPELKRVAGGSATLRIALPETRATFISPAYLSLGDDGRPGVRYVDDNNRVVFRNVNLLNVTTDGAWVSGLPDEVQLITRGGGFVSIGQEVQPVARSRDRG
- a CDS encoding efflux RND transporter permease subunit, which codes for MRTLIFAALDRSRTSLLTLTFLILGGIAAFYSIPKEANPDVTIPMIYISMTLEGISPEDGERLLVRPMEQELRSLEGVKEMKGTASEGHASVMLEFDAGFDPDKALQDVREKVDTARTKIPQEADEPRVNEINVSLFPVLSIGLSGPLSERELITVARRLQDAIEGIPEVLEVEIGGDREDLLEVVVDPQVLESYGVDFDQLATLISRNNQLVAAGSLDTGAGRMAMKVPGVIETIEDVMSMPIKVDGDTVVTFGDVAMLQRTFKDPTGFARINGEPALVLEVSKRTGANIIETIAQVRGLIEAADAELPDELDVRYIMDQSTEVRDILSDLLNNVLTAIVLVIIVVIAAMGPRSAVLVGLTIPGAFLTGILVIWGMGLTLNIVVLFSLILVAGMLVDGAIVVSELADRNLSEGLGVRSAWAEAASRMSWPIIASTATTLAVFAPLLFWPGVVGEFMKFLPTTVIICLTASLLMALVFLPVLGAVSGGKRARQAVDGGVMLMGYRKLLSTLLSRPGFTLLGVLGLIVLIYAGYARFNHGVEFFPEVEPDSAQVQVRARGDLSIWERDTIVREVEQRLQGMPEVKALYARSMVGTGNRMAPDVIGVLQFQFTDWFTRRPANDILEDFWARTSDIPGIQLDFRKQEGGPAGGKPVELKVSSMDSDTLDSYVNQIQQRMSAMGGFVDIEDDRSLPGIEWRLQVDREAAARFGADVLSVGSAVRLITNGLVLATYRPEDVRDEVDIAVRVPNNWRELDQFQRQTIHTSRGQAPLSEFVSLEPAPKTGSIVRVDGQRTVTIKSDIEPGRRVDEILRSLQAEMPAPPEGVTVTVGGENEDQQQAANFLTTAFLVAIALMLLILVTQFNSLYQTFLILSAIVLSTAGVLLGLLLNGQSFGIVMVGMGIIALGGIVVNNNIILIDTYNQMRKSGMSAYDAALETGCLRLRPVLLTAVTTVLGLMPMVLGINVDLLTPSLGIGAPSTQWWTQLSSAIAGGLTFATILTLLLTPALLVLGDRVGRRVRSIR